Proteins encoded in a region of the Paramagnetospirillum magneticum AMB-1 genome:
- a CDS encoding FAD-dependent oxidoreductase: protein MTATPAQVSPPLHRQRLVVVGNGMAALRTVEEILALAPDRFHITVLGAEPHGNYNRILLSSVLAGDKQVGDIVTHPPGWYAERGIALRTGDPVVSIDPEHRRVSTASGHVVAWDRLLLATGARPLMPALPGAGLEGVYGFRTIGDVQAMLASAGRHRRAVVVGGGVLGLEAAWGLRRQGMAVTVIHLTPWLMERQLDEVAAAMLRHDLERHGIACLTSAQAARLEGRERVEAVTLSDGRTIAADLVVMAVGIRPNTDLARQAGLEVGRGITVDARMRSSAPDIFAVGECVEHDGQCYGLVMPLWDMARVCAHHLTGGEGERLFTPPSLSTRLKIPGIALFSAGEPAAANDDDRELIHHDPGQSIYKKLVLRRGRLVGAVLYGDVEDSARVWQWLCDGDDVGHLCAGNLCLGRISGQCAAADPLENLPDDAVVCHCNGVTKGAIVAAIAEHGLTSLEQVTARTRACSGCGQCAALTARILARTLGEDGAEALAAETRRSEIRAGAFRLWHRANAVLMSVLAVTGLFLHFAGTPAALLRLEWAFGLHKWSGLTLVAAYGAFLGLTALFRRRWRANAEGMVMFVLMPALVVTGLAFLWPVLLPQEPQKVNGIAWVAVVHTVLAIALLMYLIHHLGTAPVQWWRKRKARAFGG from the coding sequence ATGACAGCAACGCCCGCCCAGGTCTCTCCCCCTCTCCACCGCCAGCGACTGGTGGTGGTGGGCAACGGCATGGCCGCGCTGCGCACCGTCGAGGAGATTCTGGCGCTGGCGCCCGATCGCTTCCACATCACGGTGCTGGGGGCCGAGCCCCACGGCAATTACAACCGCATCCTCCTGTCGTCGGTGCTGGCCGGCGACAAGCAGGTGGGCGACATCGTCACCCATCCCCCCGGCTGGTATGCCGAGCGCGGCATCGCCTTGCGCACCGGCGATCCGGTGGTGTCCATCGACCCGGAGCACCGCCGGGTGAGCACCGCCTCGGGCCACGTGGTCGCGTGGGACCGCCTGCTGCTGGCCACCGGCGCCCGGCCGCTGATGCCCGCCCTGCCCGGGGCCGGACTGGAGGGCGTCTACGGCTTTCGCACCATCGGCGACGTCCAGGCCATGCTGGCGTCGGCGGGACGCCATCGCCGCGCCGTGGTGGTGGGCGGTGGCGTGCTGGGCCTGGAGGCCGCCTGGGGCCTGCGCCGCCAGGGCATGGCGGTGACGGTCATCCACCTCACTCCCTGGCTGATGGAACGCCAGTTGGACGAGGTGGCGGCCGCAATGCTGCGCCACGACCTGGAACGCCACGGCATCGCCTGCCTGACCTCGGCCCAGGCGGCCCGGCTGGAGGGCCGCGAAAGGGTCGAGGCCGTCACCCTGTCCGACGGCCGCACCATCGCCGCCGATCTGGTGGTGATGGCGGTGGGCATCCGCCCCAACACCGACCTGGCGCGTCAGGCCGGGCTGGAGGTGGGGCGCGGCATCACGGTGGATGCCCGGATGCGCAGTTCGGCCCCGGATATCTTCGCGGTGGGAGAATGCGTCGAGCATGACGGCCAGTGCTATGGTCTGGTCATGCCGCTGTGGGACATGGCCCGGGTCTGCGCCCACCATCTGACGGGGGGCGAGGGCGAGCGTCTTTTCACGCCCCCCTCGCTGTCGACCCGCCTCAAGATTCCCGGCATCGCCCTGTTCTCGGCCGGCGAGCCCGCCGCCGCCAACGATGACGACCGCGAACTGATCCACCACGATCCCGGCCAGAGCATCTACAAGAAGCTGGTGCTGCGCCGGGGACGGCTGGTGGGCGCCGTGCTCTATGGCGACGTGGAGGACAGCGCCCGCGTCTGGCAATGGCTGTGCGACGGCGACGACGTCGGCCATCTCTGCGCCGGCAATTTGTGCCTGGGGCGAATTTCCGGCCAGTGCGCCGCCGCCGATCCCCTGGAGAACCTGCCCGACGACGCCGTGGTCTGCCATTGCAACGGCGTGACCAAGGGCGCCATCGTCGCCGCCATCGCCGAGCACGGCCTGACCAGCCTGGAGCAGGTCACCGCCCGGACCAGGGCGTGCAGCGGCTGCGGCCAGTGCGCCGCGCTCACCGCCCGCATCCTGGCCCGCACCCTGGGCGAGGACGGCGCCGAGGCCCTGGCCGCCGAGACGCGGCGAAGCGAGATCCGCGCCGGGGCCTTCCGCCTCTGGCACCGCGCCAATGCCGTGCTGATGAGCGTGCTGGCCGTCACCGGGCTGTTCCTGCATTTCGCCGGGACCCCGGCGGCGCTGCTGCGTCTGGAATGGGCGTTCGGCCTGCACAAATGGTCGGGCCTGACCCTGGTCGCCGCCTATGGCGCCTTCCTGGGCCTGACCGCGCTGTTCCGCCGCCGCTGGCGGGCCAATGCCGAAGGAATGGTGATGTTCGTCCTGATGCCGGCCCTGGTGGTCACCGGTCTGGCCTTCCTATGGCCGGTCCTGCTGCCCCAGGAGCCGCAGAAGGTCAACGGCATCGCCTGGGTTGCGGTGGTCCACACCGTACTGGCCATCGCCCTCTTGATGTACCTGATTCACCACCTGGGCACCGCCCCGGTCCAGTGGTGGCGAAAGCGAAAGGCGCGGGCCTTCGGGGGGTGA
- a CDS encoding ethylbenzene dehydrogenase-related protein has product MRLISLTSAVAALLSAAPALAVDWAKVPGREVVLLYPGQTSWEWNLTEADHSAAAKFKAGQNCIECHKNQEKTQGALMVSGKKAEPNAIASFPGHVVVNTRFAYDDQRLYARFEFKEPASPNTKMDAEFATKLAFIFNDAAVPEGVRAGCWASCHEDNASMPAAGGSERTKYLMKSRAKLSRQGGGDLLKIPRGPGQADRDRLHPGMVAGQAESRRQAGGRRRHHLRPPPGTEARPGQRRSDPGR; this is encoded by the coding sequence ATGCGACTTATTAGCCTTACTTCCGCCGTCGCGGCCCTGCTGTCCGCCGCCCCCGCCCTGGCCGTGGATTGGGCCAAGGTGCCGGGCCGCGAGGTGGTCTTGCTGTATCCCGGCCAGACCTCGTGGGAGTGGAACCTGACCGAAGCCGACCACAGCGCCGCCGCCAAGTTCAAGGCGGGGCAGAACTGCATCGAGTGCCACAAGAACCAGGAAAAGACCCAGGGCGCCCTGATGGTATCGGGCAAGAAGGCCGAGCCCAACGCCATCGCCTCGTTCCCCGGCCATGTGGTGGTCAACACCCGCTTCGCCTATGACGACCAGCGGCTTTACGCCCGCTTCGAGTTCAAGGAGCCGGCCTCGCCCAACACCAAAATGGACGCCGAGTTCGCCACCAAGCTGGCCTTCATCTTCAACGATGCCGCGGTCCCCGAGGGCGTGCGGGCCGGCTGCTGGGCCAGCTGCCACGAGGACAACGCCTCCATGCCCGCGGCGGGCGGGTCCGAGCGCACCAAGTACCTGATGAAAAGCCGGGCCAAGCTGAGCCGCCAGGGCGGCGGCGACCTGCTGAAAATCCCCCGAGGACCTGGCCAGGCTGACCGAGACCGGCTACATCCAGGAATGGTGGCAGGCCAAGCTGAATCCCGGCGCCAAGCCGGTGGCCGGCGGCGGCATCATCTTCGACCGCCGCCAGGAACTGAAGCCCGCCCAGGTCAGCGCCGAAGCGACCCAGGCCGCTGA
- a CDS encoding ethylbenzene dehydrogenase-related protein: MAGGGIIFDRRQELKPAQVSAEATQAADGGWVVVLSRPLAAPAPYRALAPGKTYSFGISVHVGHSAKRFHHTSYEYTLALGSGAADFMAVKQ; encoded by the coding sequence GTGGCCGGCGGCGGCATCATCTTCGACCGCCGCCAGGAACTGAAGCCCGCCCAGGTCAGCGCCGAAGCGACCCAGGCCGCTGACGGCGGCTGGGTGGTGGTGCTGAGCCGCCCGCTGGCCGCCCCGGCCCCCTATCGCGCCCTGGCGCCGGGAAAGACCTATTCCTTCGGCATCAGCGTCCATGTGGGCCACAGCGCCAAGCGCTTCCACCACACGTCTTATGAGTACACCCTGGCGCTGGGGTCCGGCGCCGCCGATTTCATGGCGGTGAAGCAATGA
- a CDS encoding DmsE family decaheme c-type cytochrome — protein sequence MRLARLLPWAALAAILLLAAWISPAWPQIASAPEWSADGEATCIKCHGETRDRTILFTPHGVKGDKHTPMAQHACEGCHGASPRHNDARPPKGEKRPPTDVVFKGEFLSPVEKRNQVCSNCHNGGEHINWKGSTHQRNDVACTDCHASHVRSDPVMAKKTEPQVCFTCHNQERAESLQASHHPIREGKVTCSDCHNTHGSGGPKLLKEFTLNETCYACHPEQRGPFLWEHQPVREDCSTCHQSHGSPQSSLLKQRQPFICMTCHQTSRANHDAMVSGGQQLPGAGGVGTYNMLLARGCSNCHSKVHGSNAPSGGMLTR from the coding sequence ATGAGGCTGGCCCGTCTCCTCCCCTGGGCGGCCCTGGCGGCGATCCTGCTGCTGGCCGCCTGGATTTCGCCGGCTTGGCCCCAGATCGCCTCGGCCCCCGAATGGTCGGCCGACGGCGAGGCCACCTGCATCAAGTGCCACGGCGAAACCAGGGACCGCACCATCCTGTTCACCCCCCACGGGGTGAAGGGGGACAAGCACACTCCCATGGCGCAGCACGCCTGCGAGGGCTGCCATGGCGCCAGCCCCCGCCACAACGACGCCCGCCCGCCCAAGGGCGAAAAGCGCCCGCCGACCGACGTGGTGTTCAAGGGCGAGTTCCTGTCGCCGGTGGAAAAGCGCAACCAGGTCTGCTCCAACTGCCATAACGGCGGCGAGCACATCAACTGGAAGGGCAGCACCCACCAGCGCAACGACGTGGCCTGCACCGATTGCCATGCCTCGCATGTGCGCTCGGACCCGGTCATGGCCAAGAAGACCGAGCCCCAGGTCTGCTTCACCTGCCACAACCAGGAGCGGGCGGAAAGCCTGCAGGCCTCGCACCATCCCATCCGCGAGGGCAAGGTCACCTGCTCGGACTGCCACAACACCCACGGCTCGGGCGGGCCGAAGCTGCTCAAGGAGTTCACCCTCAACGAGACCTGCTACGCCTGCCACCCGGAACAGCGCGGGCCGTTCCTGTGGGAGCACCAGCCGGTGCGCGAGGATTGCAGCACCTGCCACCAATCCCACGGCTCGCCCCAATCCAGCCTGCTGAAGCAGCGCCAGCCGTTCATCTGCATGACCTGCCACCAGACCAGCCGCGCCAATCACGACGCCATGGTCTCGGGCGGCCAGCAATTGCCCGGCGCCGGCGGTGTTGGCACCTACAACATGCTGCTGGCCCGGGGCTGCTCCAATTGCCACTCCAAGGTCCACGGCTCCAATGCCCCCTCGGGAGGCATGCTGACCCGCTGA
- a CDS encoding MtrB/PioB family decaheme-associated outer membrane protein, giving the protein MMFVKILRSGALAAFCTLTATAQADEFDIDEAPAVSPAKKPVPMNEAGVHVGAQRGGSAAFNRFGGTPESGVFGGGWFHLQQRDAAEGGGTFYLKADGENVDFRSNALPPDAAAAVRMGQQGVWDLRLHYDGIVFRQADNYHTLFNGSGQLLNGLTPASINATSTNAAGVARVNQYLSAVEVGTRRDRAGGAFSYTGLEEWKFTTRLDHEHKHGTKANSVMFLSNSNFASILEPVNYDTDRFALNAAYTTRPLQAQISYVFSNFTNNIAEYVTRDPFIGATHAGYDGTRYSLPPSNSEHRLKAQFGVNLTDTTRIATNLSYGLQLQNEAFAARHYEQAPRLGASTYDGMIQTLYGNVVMTARPLPDWTLRAAYTADDRDNMSASYWQKPPYRADGTAVFNGNTGIHTNPAYSFFNQKGEAEVGYRLTRSTKLTADYAYRNSLRSDSVTNRNEESTYGGRVQSTLAEGLTGTLGYAHSNRQATVFLGNRGWNEMGRTVTAESGLKIFSYAARDRDEAKANLNTVFGDGVVVGTTARWIEDRFPETLYGVTNNHILSLGGDASFPAGPGVTAHLFYTYMENFTGMKMNASATGTLWTLHNTDSTHALGAGLEWKVCDSLKITLDNVLTYGNTSFEEGSQWRGTGTASAANTATNLPDSRSLLNSLKLSGEYQVSDGLFLGLSGLWERYSSKDYLYNQAAASTANASTATVVLPGEGSPSYNAGQVIASARMLW; this is encoded by the coding sequence ATGATGTTTGTGAAGATCCTGCGCAGCGGCGCCCTGGCGGCTTTCTGCACCCTGACGGCAACCGCCCAGGCCGACGAGTTCGACATCGACGAGGCCCCCGCCGTGTCGCCCGCCAAGAAGCCGGTGCCCATGAACGAGGCCGGCGTCCATGTGGGGGCGCAACGGGGGGGCTCGGCGGCCTTCAACCGTTTTGGCGGCACGCCAGAAAGCGGCGTCTTCGGCGGCGGCTGGTTCCACCTGCAGCAGCGCGACGCCGCCGAGGGCGGCGGCACCTTCTACCTCAAGGCCGATGGCGAGAACGTCGATTTCCGCTCCAACGCCCTGCCGCCCGACGCCGCCGCCGCCGTGCGAATGGGCCAGCAAGGGGTGTGGGACCTGCGCCTTCACTATGACGGCATTGTGTTTCGCCAGGCCGACAACTACCACACCCTGTTCAATGGCTCGGGGCAGTTGCTGAACGGCCTGACGCCGGCCTCCATCAACGCCACCTCGACCAATGCCGCCGGGGTGGCCCGCGTCAACCAGTACCTGTCGGCGGTGGAGGTGGGCACGAGGCGCGACCGGGCGGGCGGCGCCTTTTCCTATACCGGGCTGGAGGAATGGAAGTTCACCACCCGGCTGGACCACGAACACAAGCACGGCACCAAGGCCAATTCGGTGATGTTCCTGTCCAACAGCAATTTCGCCTCCATCCTGGAGCCGGTGAACTACGACACCGACCGCTTCGCCCTGAATGCCGCCTACACCACCCGGCCGCTGCAGGCACAGATCAGCTACGTCTTTTCCAACTTCACCAACAATATCGCCGAATACGTCACCCGCGATCCTTTCATCGGGGCCACCCATGCCGGCTATGACGGCACCCGCTATTCGTTGCCGCCCAGCAATTCCGAGCATCGCCTCAAGGCGCAGTTCGGGGTGAACCTCACCGACACCACCCGCATCGCCACCAATCTCAGCTACGGCCTGCAGCTTCAGAACGAAGCCTTCGCCGCGCGGCATTACGAGCAGGCCCCCCGCCTGGGCGCCAGCACCTATGACGGCATGATCCAGACGCTCTACGGCAACGTGGTCATGACGGCGCGCCCCCTGCCCGACTGGACCCTGCGCGCCGCCTATACCGCCGACGACCGCGACAACATGAGCGCGTCCTATTGGCAAAAGCCTCCCTACCGCGCCGACGGCACCGCCGTCTTCAACGGCAACACCGGCATTCACACCAACCCCGCCTATTCGTTCTTCAACCAGAAGGGCGAGGCGGAAGTGGGCTATCGCCTGACCCGCTCCACCAAGCTCACCGCCGACTACGCCTATCGCAACAGCCTGCGCAGCGATTCGGTCACCAACCGCAACGAGGAAAGCACCTATGGCGGCCGGGTCCAGTCCACCCTGGCCGAGGGGCTGACCGGCACCCTGGGCTATGCCCATTCCAACCGGCAGGCCACGGTCTTCCTGGGCAATCGCGGCTGGAACGAGATGGGGCGCACGGTCACCGCCGAGTCCGGGCTGAAGATCTTTTCCTACGCCGCCCGCGACCGCGACGAGGCCAAGGCCAATCTCAACACGGTGTTCGGCGACGGCGTGGTAGTGGGGACCACGGCCCGCTGGATCGAGGATCGCTTTCCCGAGACCCTCTACGGCGTCACCAACAACCACATCCTGTCCCTGGGCGGCGACGCCTCGTTCCCCGCCGGGCCGGGCGTGACCGCCCACCTGTTCTACACCTACATGGAGAACTTCACCGGCATGAAGATGAATGCCAGCGCCACCGGCACGCTGTGGACGCTGCACAACACCGACAGCACCCACGCCCTGGGCGCCGGGCTGGAATGGAAGGTCTGCGACTCCCTGAAGATCACCCTGGACAACGTGCTGACCTACGGCAACACCAGCTTCGAGGAAGGCAGCCAGTGGCGCGGCACCGGAACAGCTTCGGCGGCCAACACCGCCACAAACCTTCCCGATTCCCGCTCGCTGCTCAATTCCCTCAAGCTTTCCGGCGAATATCAGGTCAGCGACGGCCTGTTCCTCGGCCTTTCCGGCCTTTGGGAGCGCTACAGCAGCAAGGACTACCTCTACAACCAGGCCGCAGCCTCCACCGCCAACGCCTCCACCGCCACCGTGGTGCTGCCGGGCGAAGGCAGTCCCAGCTACAACGCAGGACAGGTCATCGCCTCCGCCCGCATGCTCTGGTAG